The Pseudomonas protegens genome contains the following window.
AGCAGGGCCTTGATATCCGGATCGTGAGGCTGGGGTTCGAAGGGGTCCCAGAAGAACACCAGCAGGTCGACCCGTTGTTCGGCGATCTGCGCCCCCAGTTGCTGATCGCCGCCCAGAGGGCCGCTGATCATGCTTTGCACCGGCAGCCCCAGGCGTTTGCTCAGCAGCAGCCCGGTGGTGCCGGTGGCCAGCAGTTCATGTTCGGCCAGGCGTGACTTCTGCCGCTCGGCCCAGTCCAGCAGAAAGACCTTGCAGTGGTCGTGGGCGACCAGGGCGATGCGCTTGCGCGCCGCCATGGTCTTTTGCGTGAAACTGATACCGATCATCGACGAATATCCGTTTTATTCCGCGTTGCACAGGGCCAGGCAGTTATCCAGCATGCGGTTGGAGAAGCCCCACTCGTTGTCGTACCAGGCCAGCACCTTGAGCAAGCGACCGCCGCTGACCTTGGTGTGGTTGGCGTCGAAGATCGACGACAGCGGGTTGTGATTGAAGTCGCTGGAAACCAGCGGCAGGGTGTTGTAGCCGAGGATCTTCGAATGCTGGCTGGCGCTCTTGAGCAGGGCGTTGACCTCTTCGGCGGTGGTGTCGCGCTTGAGGGTCACGGTCAGGTCCACCAGGGATACGTTGATCACCGGCACGCGCACCGCCATGCCGGTCAGCTTGCCCGCCAGTTCCGGCAGCACCAGGCCCACGGCTTCGGCGGCGCCGGTCTTGCTCGGGATCATGTTCTGGGTGGCCGAACGGGCGCGGTACGGGTCGCTGTGGTAGACGTCGGTGAGGTTCTGGTCGTTGGTGTAGGCGTGGATGGTGGTCATCAGGCCGTTGTCGATGCCCAGCTCGCGGTGCAGCACCTGGGCCACCGGGGCCAGGCAGTTGGTGGTGCACGAGGC
Protein-coding sequences here:
- a CDS encoding methylglyoxal synthase: MIGISFTQKTMAARKRIALVAHDHCKVFLLDWAERQKSRLAEHELLATGTTGLLLSKRLGLPVQSMISGPLGGDQQLGAQIAEQRVDLLVFFWDPFEPQPHDPDIKALLRVAAVWNIPVACNECSADYLLSSPLMNQAHEHRIPDYQAYLAGRG
- the gap gene encoding type I glyceraldehyde-3-phosphate dehydrogenase, yielding MTLRIAINGFGRIGRNVLRALYTQGYRQDLQIVAINDLGDSAINAHLLKYDTVHGTFDAEVQHDQESLTVNGDRIAVSAIRNPAELPWAAEKIDVVFECTGLFTDRAKAAAHLTAGARKVIISAPAKGADATVVYGVNHDILRQSHQIISNASCTTNCLAPVAQVLHRELGIDNGLMTTIHAYTNDQNLTDVYHSDPYRARSATQNMIPSKTGAAEAVGLVLPELAGKLTGMAVRVPVINVSLVDLTVTLKRDTTAEEVNALLKSASQHSKILGYNTLPLVSSDFNHNPLSSIFDANHTKVSGGRLLKVLAWYDNEWGFSNRMLDNCLALCNAE